One window of Arthrobacter oryzae genomic DNA carries:
- a CDS encoding metallophosphoesterase family protein, with amino-acid sequence MNTTIHQAKLSRRAALAAAGTLGALGITVAAATGSQAAPGAKAPKPTLAFRPDGKFKIVQFNDTQDDEQTDRRTIELMDKTLEAEKPDFVVINGDVVNGGMESELEVKQALNHVVQPMESRQIPWAVTFGNHDEDSAQKTGMTEAKMLQFLQSYQYNVNADSVPGLTGTSNSQLLVQSSRTKAPAFGLWLIDTGRYAPDTINGQDFAGYPDWDWVRMDQVTWYRNQSIATEQKYGKKVPSLMWGHIALHEHRNMWFASLDSRTEADHARALTKHKIVGERNEDECPGPINSGLFNAFLERGDVLGYFVGHDHVNTYVGNYYGVQLGYAPGTGFGAYGLDGAERNRLRGARVFELDESHPGIYKDTRLVFAKDLGIDLTANDQPIVPKPLDPAQA; translated from the coding sequence ATGAACACCACCATCCACCAGGCCAAGCTCAGCAGGCGGGCGGCGCTGGCTGCTGCCGGAACGCTGGGGGCGCTCGGCATCACCGTGGCGGCAGCAACCGGGAGCCAGGCAGCGCCCGGCGCCAAGGCCCCCAAGCCGACCCTCGCCTTCCGCCCGGACGGCAAGTTCAAGATTGTCCAGTTCAACGACACCCAGGACGACGAGCAGACGGACCGCCGCACCATCGAACTTATGGACAAGACCCTTGAGGCGGAAAAGCCGGACTTCGTGGTGATCAACGGCGATGTGGTCAACGGCGGAATGGAGTCCGAACTCGAGGTCAAGCAGGCGCTCAACCACGTAGTCCAGCCCATGGAAAGCCGGCAGATCCCGTGGGCGGTGACCTTCGGCAACCACGACGAAGACTCCGCGCAGAAGACGGGCATGACCGAAGCCAAGATGCTTCAGTTCCTGCAGAGCTACCAGTACAACGTGAACGCAGACTCCGTGCCCGGACTGACCGGCACGTCCAACTCGCAGCTCTTGGTGCAGTCCTCCCGCACCAAGGCTCCGGCCTTCGGCCTGTGGCTCATCGACACGGGCCGCTACGCCCCGGACACCATCAACGGCCAGGACTTTGCGGGCTACCCGGACTGGGACTGGGTGCGCATGGACCAGGTGACCTGGTACCGGAACCAGTCCATCGCCACCGAGCAGAAGTACGGCAAGAAGGTCCCGTCCCTCATGTGGGGCCACATCGCGCTCCACGAGCACCGCAACATGTGGTTCGCCAGCCTCGACTCAAGGACAGAGGCAGATCACGCCCGGGCGCTCACGAAGCACAAAATTGTCGGAGAGCGGAACGAGGACGAGTGCCCCGGCCCCATCAACTCCGGCTTGTTCAACGCTTTCCTGGAGCGCGGGGATGTGCTCGGATACTTCGTGGGGCACGACCACGTCAACACCTACGTGGGCAACTACTACGGTGTCCAGCTGGGCTACGCCCCCGGAACAGGGTTCGGCGCCTACGGCCTGGACGGCGCTGAGCGGAACCGCCTGCGCGGGGCCCGCGTCTTCGAGCTGGACGAGAGCCACCCGGGAATCTACAAGGACACGCGACTCGTGTTCGCCAAGGATCTGGGCATCGACCTCACGGCCAACGACCAGCCCATCGTCCCCAAGCCGCTGGATCCGGCCCAGGCCTGA
- a CDS encoding GNAT family N-acetyltransferase — protein MPDIRLPIRTGRLILRRFEAGDLDAFHAYHSLPATARFLPGPAKSYTQCMERVGNYANFVFDKEGDWVALAIEAADSPGLIGEVVLKWLPGFGQAEVGWSLAPGARGHGYATEAAEAMLKLGFEGLSFHRIDAKLDALNTASAAICERLGMRLEGRHVDKWRYKGEWATEVVYAMLSTEWAARRRDRPHAS, from the coding sequence ATGCCGGACATCCGACTGCCCATCCGCACTGGCCGCCTGATCCTGCGCCGCTTCGAGGCCGGCGACCTCGATGCCTTCCACGCCTACCATTCGCTGCCTGCGACAGCCCGGTTCCTGCCCGGTCCGGCCAAGAGCTACACGCAATGCATGGAGCGGGTGGGCAACTACGCGAACTTCGTTTTCGACAAGGAGGGCGACTGGGTGGCGCTCGCCATTGAGGCTGCCGACTCGCCCGGGCTCATCGGCGAAGTGGTGCTCAAGTGGCTGCCGGGTTTCGGCCAGGCGGAGGTGGGTTGGAGCCTGGCTCCCGGTGCGCGGGGTCACGGCTACGCCACCGAGGCTGCGGAGGCGATGCTCAAGCTCGGCTTCGAGGGCCTGAGCTTCCACCGGATCGACGCCAAGCTGGACGCACTGAACACGGCGTCGGCCGCCATCTGCGAGCGGCTGGGCATGCGCCTGGAGGGCAGGCACGTGGACAAATGGCGGTACAAGGGCGAATGGGCCACGGAAGTTGTCTACGCCATGCTCAGCACTGAGTGGGCGGCACGGCGCCGGGACCGTCCGCACGCCTCCTGA
- a CDS encoding DUF2945 domain-containing protein: protein MSLRKGTSVEWNTPQGPTHGKIVEKKTSDFELDGNKHRASEEEPQYVVESAKTGARAAHKASALTEKD from the coding sequence ATGTCGCTACGCAAGGGAACATCCGTGGAATGGAACACGCCGCAGGGACCCACCCACGGCAAGATCGTGGAGAAGAAGACCAGCGACTTCGAGCTGGACGGCAACAAGCACCGGGCCAGCGAGGAGGAACCCCAGTACGTGGTGGAGTCCGCCAAGACCGGTGCCCGCGCCGCCCACAAGGCGTCCGCCCTGACCGAGAAGGACTAG
- a CDS encoding NAD(P)/FAD-dependent oxidoreductase, translating to MPARQHHDVLVIGGGNAGISLAARLHRYGVTDIAVVEPKDHHLYQPLFSHIAGGRAMASEAIRPQSTVTPRGVKWIRDGAAGIDAAANTVSLASGDTVTYGQLVVCPGLQLDWDKVPGLADAVHSPHGASHYEFELAPKAWTLLSTLTSGTAVFTMPAGPVKCGGAAQKPMYLACDYWREQGVLDDIRVVMVQPYPTVFGVPGVDEELDRKVAEYGIELRLNSELVAVDAGGQKASIRNNGTTEELSYDVLNAVPPQSAPGWLKRTDLPAPGDAGGFVEVDPETLRHVRYPNVWSLGDAAGTTNSKCGGALRKQAKVLAKNLVAARKGEPLEEKYNGYAVCPFTVSRSTVVFAEFDARYQPMPTIPKVPTWKESRASWVVDRDIFPQVYWNLILKGRA from the coding sequence ATGCCGGCCCGGCAGCACCACGACGTCCTGGTCATTGGCGGCGGCAACGCCGGAATCTCCCTGGCGGCCCGCCTGCACCGCTACGGGGTTACCGACATTGCCGTGGTGGAGCCGAAGGACCACCACCTCTACCAGCCCCTGTTTTCGCACATCGCCGGCGGCCGGGCCATGGCGTCCGAGGCGATCCGGCCGCAGTCCACGGTCACGCCGCGCGGGGTGAAATGGATCCGCGACGGCGCTGCCGGCATCGACGCCGCCGCCAACACCGTGTCGCTCGCCTCCGGCGACACCGTGACGTACGGACAGCTGGTGGTGTGCCCCGGCCTCCAGCTGGACTGGGACAAGGTGCCCGGCCTGGCCGACGCCGTCCACTCACCGCACGGCGCCTCCCACTACGAGTTCGAGCTGGCACCGAAGGCCTGGACCCTGCTGAGCACCCTGACGTCCGGCACCGCGGTGTTCACCATGCCGGCCGGGCCCGTCAAATGCGGAGGTGCCGCGCAAAAGCCGATGTACTTGGCGTGCGACTACTGGCGGGAACAAGGCGTCCTCGACGACATCCGCGTGGTCATGGTGCAGCCCTACCCCACAGTCTTCGGCGTCCCGGGCGTGGACGAGGAACTGGACCGGAAGGTGGCCGAATACGGCATCGAGCTGCGGCTCAACAGCGAACTGGTCGCAGTGGACGCCGGGGGCCAAAAAGCGAGCATCAGGAACAACGGCACCACAGAGGAACTCAGCTACGACGTCCTGAATGCGGTCCCGCCGCAGTCAGCGCCGGGCTGGCTCAAGCGCACCGATCTGCCCGCGCCGGGCGATGCCGGCGGCTTCGTGGAGGTGGACCCGGAGACCCTCCGGCACGTCCGCTACCCGAACGTCTGGTCCCTGGGCGACGCCGCCGGCACCACCAACTCCAAATGCGGCGGCGCCCTGCGCAAGCAGGCCAAGGTGCTGGCCAAGAACCTCGTAGCGGCGCGCAAGGGGGAACCGCTGGAGGAGAAGTACAACGGCTACGCGGTGTGCCCGTTCACCGTCTCGCGGTCAACAGTGGTCTTCGCCGAGTTCGACGCCAGGTACCAGCCGATGCCCACCATCCCGAAGGTCCCGACGTGGAAAGAGAGCCGGGCGTCATGGGTGGTGGACCGCGATATCTTCCCGCAGGTGTACTGGAACCTCATCCTGAAGGGCCGCGCCTGA
- a CDS encoding acetate kinase has product MLVLVINSGSSSLKYQVRDVATHSVLTEGLIEKIGMGNGGEGDGEIEGPRDHAEALEQVDAAIHGVLGERTLDAVGHRVVHGGERFGEPVLIDNEITRAIERLNPLAPLHNPANVLGIRAIAKKWPDMPQVAVFDTAFHRTLPEHAWRYAVPDSLYTNHGIRRYGFHGTSHEYVSHQAAALLDLPVDEFDGVIAHLGNGASVTAIRSGQSVDTSMGFTPLEGLVMGTRSGDLDPSILVFLGRAGWSTEDIDSLLNRESGLKGLAGNNDMRSVVEASEAGDARATTALAVASYRLAKYIGGYHVAVGGAKALVFTAGIGENSHQFRTLVADKLGALGIELDAGLNSQRSKEPRVISTAASLIPVLVVPTDEERAIAEATAAVVHSAS; this is encoded by the coding sequence GTGCTCGTCCTCGTCATCAACTCCGGTTCGTCCTCGCTCAAGTACCAGGTGCGGGACGTGGCAACCCACAGCGTCCTGACCGAGGGGCTGATCGAAAAGATCGGCATGGGCAACGGCGGGGAAGGCGACGGCGAGATCGAGGGCCCGCGCGACCACGCGGAAGCCCTGGAACAGGTGGACGCCGCCATCCACGGGGTGCTGGGGGAGCGGACCTTGGATGCCGTGGGCCACCGGGTGGTTCACGGGGGCGAGCGCTTCGGCGAGCCCGTGCTGATCGACAACGAGATCACCCGTGCCATCGAACGGCTCAACCCGCTGGCCCCGCTGCACAATCCCGCCAACGTGCTGGGCATCCGCGCCATCGCCAAGAAGTGGCCGGACATGCCGCAGGTTGCCGTGTTCGACACCGCCTTCCACCGCACCCTGCCCGAGCACGCCTGGCGCTACGCCGTGCCGGACTCGCTGTACACCAACCACGGAATCCGCCGCTACGGCTTCCACGGCACCTCGCACGAGTACGTTTCGCACCAGGCTGCGGCGCTGCTGGATCTCCCGGTGGACGAGTTCGACGGCGTGATCGCCCACCTGGGGAACGGCGCCTCCGTCACGGCCATCCGCAGCGGACAGTCCGTGGACACCTCCATGGGCTTCACCCCGCTGGAGGGCCTGGTGATGGGCACGCGCTCGGGCGACCTGGACCCGTCCATCCTGGTGTTCCTGGGCCGCGCCGGCTGGTCCACCGAGGACATCGACTCCCTGCTCAACCGCGAATCCGGGCTCAAGGGGCTCGCGGGAAACAACGACATGCGCTCCGTGGTGGAGGCCTCCGAAGCCGGCGACGCCCGCGCAACCACGGCGCTCGCCGTCGCGTCCTACCGGCTGGCCAAGTACATCGGCGGGTACCACGTGGCCGTGGGCGGGGCGAAGGCGCTGGTGTTCACCGCGGGCATCGGCGAGAATTCGCACCAGTTCCGCACGCTGGTGGCGGACAAGCTGGGCGCACTGGGCATAGAGCTCGACGCCGGGCTGAACAGCCAGCGGTCCAAGGAACCGCGGGTGATTTCCACCGCTGCCTCGCTCATCCCCGTCCTGGTGGTCCCCACGGACGAGGAGCGCGCGATCGCGGAGGCGACTGCCGCCGTCGTACATTCCGCTTCCTAA